CCGAAACTGGTGCTTCCATACGGCTAAGATACAAGCCCTACCCCCCCGCTAGCCCCGAAAACACGGCAGCCGCTACCGGGGCGGCAGCGGCTGGGGAATCAAAGATTATACTCCAAATATGTCTCTCCGTAATTGTTGATACATTTTAGTATCCGGTGTTACTAAAGGGACAAGATTTTCTAACATGAAAGCGTCCGAATTGCTTCCTGTTTGATTAAATGCATAAAGCTTTCTCACTTCCTGTCTTAAATTTTCCCCTATAGATTTCCAATCATCGGAAGGATTATGCCTTTCATTTATGCTGCGATTACTAAATCCTATTTTCGCTGCTTGAAGCTGAGGCCAAAGGTCATGCTTACCTATGTAATGAGAAAATTTTTCTAAAATTTCATCGTTTAATAGATAAGCTTCTAGGTGCCTGAGCGATAGTATTTTATTTCCACTCTCAATAATCTCAAGGCGTTCTGTCTCATTACAATCATCCCGGTCAACAATAAACCTTACTTCTACTGCCTGAATTACTTGACTAAATATTGAAGATAGTAGTGCAGATTTTTCTTTAACTTCATTACTACTTCCACCTGATATGAATGCTGAATCTGGAAACTCTGTTGAAAATATCTTTCCGTAACATTTCGCATCAAATTCTTTTTTTCGTTTCCCATTTGGGTCTCCTTCACACACAAAAATTTGAGTTGGTGAGACTAACTCTGCCAATTCACCAATCGCAACAGCGAAGTTTTTTCGCCAAAAGTTCTTATCTGTAGTTGACGGAGTCATAACGACTGAACTATCAAAATCCTTCTCCCCAAAATCTAAAAAGGCAACGGTGCCTGGAAAGTCATTTTCAAGTTTTTGCGCTGCCTTCATCATTCCTATTGAATGAGTCGCAATCCAAAGCTGAGATTGATTAGGCAGCATATCATACAGCTCTTTTAGCAAATTACCTTGCACTGCGGTGTTCATATGAACCTCAGGCTCGTCGATGCAGAACACCGT
The genomic region above belongs to Hymenobacter psoromatis and contains:
- a CDS encoding AAA family ATPase → MKINSITLRDFKRFNNLNIQGLSNTIRLVVLVGPNGSGKSSVFDGFNTLAGVAAGGYNSVPDYYFKSGTSFSADYWAMFSMNKVSVSFHDYPSIMYNNVQPNDAKCFYIRTSYRYEPDFSMSQLTKQGDILRENTRPPMMISIDARVSSNYQRIVAQTVADIFDPSGNDNTTKKEIRDRLTGNVKASFDRVVGGAKFIGLGDPLAGGTFRFEKGLSKDWPYKNLSAGEKAAFDLILDFVVKRESYDNTVFCIDEPEVHMNTAVQGNLLKELYDMLPNQSQLWIATHSIGMMKAAQKLENDFPGTVAFLDFGEKDFDSSVVMTPSTTDKNFWRKNFAVAIGELAELVSPTQIFVCEGDPNGKRKKEFDAKCYGKIFSTEFPDSAFISGGSSNEVKEKSALLSSIFSQVIQAVEVRFIVDRDDCNETERLEIIESGNKILSLRHLEAYLLNDEILEKFSHYIGKHDLWPQLQAAKIGFSNRSINERHNPSDDWKSIGENLRQEVRKLYAFNQTGSNSDAFMLENLVPLVTPDTKMYQQLRRDIFGV